TGTTTCATCTTCTATACGCGATACGCTCCAATTGGATAAGACCACTGATGCTTTGGAAGCCCAAATAGAGATTTATAAAAGGCTACGCCCCAGTTCTCCCCCAACTCCTGAGATTGCAGCCAGTTTTTTTGATAATTTATTTCGGAATCCTGACTACTATGACTTATCTCCGGTAGGCAGGTATAAGCTAAATTCCCGTTTAGGCCTAGATTTGCCATTAGACTACCGTACATTATCAAATGAAGACATACTCAGGGCTATAAAAAAATTGACCAAATTGAAAGATAGTCATGGCCCTGGAGACGATATAGATCATCTTGGAAATAGAAGGGTGCGACCAGTCGGCGAGTTGGTTGAAAATCAGTACCGCATTGGCTTGGTGCGCATGGAAAGGGCTATAAAAGAGCGCATGAGCTTGCAGGAAGTAGCTACCTTAATGCCTCATGATCTGATAAATCCAAAGCCCGTTACTGCTGTACTCAAAGAGTTTTTTGGCACTTCCCAGTTATCTCAGTTTATGGACCAGACTAACCCGCTTTCAGAGGTAACCCATAAACGAAGACTTTCTGCTCTTGGGCCAGGAGGTTTGACACGGGAACGGGCGGGTTTTGAGGTTCGCGACGTTCATACTAGTCATTATGGTCGGATTTGTCCTATTGAAACTCCAGAAGGTCCTAATATCGGCTTAATCGTATCACTGACTACTTATGCGCAGGTAAATGAATTCGGTTTTATTGAAACCCCTTACAGGGTAGTTAAAAATGGTCAGGTTACAGAAGAAGTCCGCTATCTTGATGCCTCTAATGAATTTGGAGAGATTATCGCTCAGGCCAATGCGCCTCTGGACGATGAGGGAAGGTTTAAAAATGAGTTGGTTTCGGCCAGGGTCAATGGCGAGTTTGCCATGGTCAAAAGGGAAGAAGTGACTTTGATGGATATTTCGCCTAGCCAGATAGTCTCTATCTCTGCATCCCTGATACCTTTTTTGGAGCATGATGACGCAAACCGGGCCTTGATGGGTTCAAACATGCAACGCCAGGCCGTACCGCTCCTTAAGACTGAACTTCCCTTGGTAGGAACAGGAATGGAAGCTGTGGTTGCCAGAGACTCTGGTAGTTGTCTAATCGCAGAAGGTAATGGGGTTGTGCGTTATGTAGATGCAGAGCGAATTGTTGTCAGTTACGAAGATGAAGATATATATCCTGAGAGTCTTGGAACAGTAAGTTACGACTTACAAAAGTTCCATAAGTCAAATCAAAATAGCTGTTTTACCCAGAAACCTCGAGTCAAAGTAGGCCAAAAGGTTGCTAAGGGAGACATACTGGCTGACGGCCCTGCCATTCTTAATGGTGAACTGGCTTTGGGTAAGAATTTACTTGTCGCCTTTATGCCCTGGTGTGGATTTAACTACGAGGATTCAATTCTTATTTCTGAAAGGATGGTCAAAGAAGATGTTTATACCTCGGTACACATAGAGGAGTTTGAGGTTGTTGCCAGGGATACGAAGTTAGGTCCTGAAGAGATTACCCGTGATATCCCTAATGTCAGTGAAGATATGCTCAAGAACCTGGATGATAGCGGAATTATCAGGATTGGGGCCAAAGTTAAGCCGGATGATATTCTGGTAGGTAAAATTACACCCAAAGGCGAAACACAACTTACGCCCGAAGAGCGTTTGCTGCGAGCCATCTTTGGAGATAAGGCCAGGGATGTTAAGAATACATCATTGAAAGTACCTCCCGGAATTGAAGGCACAGTAATTAACGTTAAAGTCTTTAATCGTAGGTCAGGGGAAAAGGATGAGCGAACCAAACTGATTGAAGACTTTGAACTAGAGAAACTTGATCGCAAAGAAGCACAGCATGTTAAGGCCTTGACTGCCCAACTCAGAGATAAGATCTGGAAGGTAGTTTCAGGTAAGCGATTGGCAACTTCAATACTTGGCCGCAAAAAAGGTGAGGTGCTGGCAGAAGCAAACAAGCCTCTGAAGAGAGAAGATTTGGACAATATACCGGTTAAAAAGCTTGCTAATGTCTTTGTAAATAAAGAAGTCAATGAAGAGGTAAGTGAGCTTTTGGCCAACTATGAAAACCAACTGCGTTTTGTTAAAAATATATATGATCAGAAGCGAGACAAGGTTACCGAAGGAGATGATCTACCACCCGGCGTGATTAAAATGGTGAAAGTCTATATTGCGGTAAAGAGGAAATTAAATGTCGGAGATAAAATGGCAGGACGACACGGAAATAAGGGTGTTGTCTCTTGTATCCTGCCAGAAGAAGACATGCCATTTTTTGCCGATGGTACTCCAGTTGATATTGTGCTCAATCCTTTGGGCGTACCCTCACGTATGAATATTGGACAAATAATGGAAACACATCTGGGTTGGGCCGCTAGAGAATTGGGTCATCAGCTTGCGGCCATGCTTGAATCTGGTGTTGATATTCAGATGTTGCGTAAAGAGGTTAAAGAGATTTTTGACTCTAAAGAAATCGATGAATTAGTGGATAATCTTGATGACGAGGAATTTGTTGAGTCTGTACGGGAACTTCGAAACGGGATAATTACAAAGACTCCTGTATTCGATGGAGCAAAAGAAGAAGAGATTTGGCGTTGGTTGAAAAGGGCTGGGCTTAGTGATGACGGCAAAGCAATTCTCTATGATGGTCGTACCGGGGAGCCGTTTGATAATCCGATTACAGTGGGCAATATGTACATGCTCAAGCTCCATCATCTTGTTGATGAAAAGATTCACGCTCGATCCACTGGTCCATATTCTTTGGTTACTCAGCAGCCCCTTGGTGGTAAAGCACAATTCGGTGGTCAGAGATTAGGAGAGATGGAGGTCTGGGCAATCGAGGCCTACGGTGCTGCTTATCTCTTACAGGAATTCCTCACTGTTAAATCGGACGATGTCACTGGTCGTGTGAAGATGTACGAAAAGATAGTTAAAGGAGACAATTTCCTTGAAGCAGGAATGCCTGAATCATTTAATGTTTTGCTAAAGGAATTAATGTCACTGGGTTTAGATGTTTCATTAATTAAAGATGAGAAGAAAAAAGGGAAAAGGAAGTTACATTAAATAAAAGAAGTGAGCAGGAAATAGTGTACCAGGGATTGAGTTGATATTAAAATATGTAACCTGCTCATTGTATCTAATCCTTAGGTCGATGAAATTTATTTACGAATTACGAAAATAAGAGGGATTAAATTATGACTCTTGATGATCTTTTCACCCAAAGGGGAAGTGATACCTCTAAGATTACCAGCCAGGAGCTTAAAGGGATAAAAATCAAGATAGCTTCTCCAGAAAAAATCAGAGAATGGTCGTATGGAGAAGTAAAAAAACCAGAGACCATTAATTACCGAACCTTCAAACCAGAGCGAGATGGTCTGTTTTGTGCTAAGATTTTCGGCCCTGTAAAAGATTATGAGTGTAATTGTGGAAAATATAAACGCATGAAGCATCGCGGTATAGTTTGTGAGAAATGTGGTGTTGAAGTCATTGCATCAAAAGTACGTCGAGAGAGAATGGGGCACATAGAGCTGGCCGCTCCTGTGGCTCATATTTGGTTTTTAAAGAGTTTACCGTCGAAAATCGGTACACTCTTAGATATGACCATGGCTGAATTGGAGAAGGTCCTGTATTTTGACTCTTATATTGTCCTTGACCCTGGAGCCACAAATTTAACCAAGAAACAGGTCATATCTGAAGAGCAATACTTTCAAGTCATTGACCATTATGGAGAAGATGCACTCAAGGTGGGGATGGGCGCAGAAGCCATTAAGGTTTTGCTTGAGGAGCTAGATCTGGAAAAGCTGCGCGTAGAACTTCGCGAGGAATCTCTTACTACTCGTTCACAGACCAAGAAAAAGAAGTTAGCCAAACGATTAAAGATAGTAGAGGCTTTTATTGAGTCCGGTAATAAACCAGGGTGGATGATTATGGAAGTAATTCCGGTTATTCCTCCGGAGCTTAGACCTCTTGTCCCCCTGGATGGTGGCCGCTTTGCCACATCAGACCTCAATGATCTTTACCGCAGGGTTATCAACCGTAATAATCGTCTGAAAAGACTTATAGAGCTTGGTGCCCCTGATATCATTATTCGAAATGAAAAGAGAATGCTTCAGGAAGCTGTTGATGCCTTGTTCGACAATGGTCGAAGAGGAAGGGCCATTACTGGAACTAATGGCCGCCCGCTTAAATCATTGAGCGATATGATTAAGGGCAAACAGGGCCGTTTTCGTCAGAACCTGCTTGGTAAGCGTGTAGACTATTCAGGTCGTTCGGTGATTGTTGTCGGTCCAAAGCTGAAGCTACATCAGTGCGGACTGCCAAAGAAAATGGCTCTGGAGTTGTTTAAACCCTTTATTTACTCCAAGCTGGAAGAAAAGGGTTATGCCAGCACGATTAAAAGCGCCAAAAAGATGGTCGAGCGCGGCGATGTTGTTGTCTGGGACGTATTGGAAGAAGTAGTTAAAGAATACCCGATTTTATTGAACCGTGCACCCACCCTGCATAGATTGGGTATTCAGGCTTTTGAGCCTATCTTGGTTGAAGGCAAGGCCATTCAGCTTCATCCGTTGGTATGTACTGCCTATAATGCTGACTTTGACGGTGACCAGATGGCCGTACATGTACCTTTATCTATCGAGGCCCAGATTGAATGCCGCGTTTTAATCATGTCCACTAACAATATTCTTTCACCGGCAAATGGTTCACCGATCATTGTTCCCACGCAAGATATTGTTTTGGGTTTATATTATCTTACAGTAGAAAGATCGTTTGAAAAGGGTGAAGGCAAGGTTTTTACATCTCCGGATGAAGTTATTGCTGCATATGATGCTGGATGTGTCGAATTGCATGCTCGAATCAAGGTTCGTATCAACGGAAAAATTGTACCAACAACACCCGGGCGGGTTATTGTAGGCGAATTATTACCGG
The Desulfovulcanus ferrireducens genome window above contains:
- the rpoB gene encoding DNA-directed RNA polymerase subunit beta is translated as MVKFLKKFGDIKNTLEIPHLLSLQLNSYKEFLQEDVPPQARADKGLEGVFRSVFPIEDFNKTATLEFVSYEIGKPKYDVDECISKGLTYEAPIRIKVRLVVYDVDEETDNRTIRDIKEQDIYFGTIPLMTPKATFIINGTERVIVNQLQRSPGIIFEHDSGKTHTSRKVLYSCRIIPMRGSWLDFDYDHKDILYVRIDRRRKMPATILLKAMGLSKEEILNYFYDKEELLFKDGKVYRKVNKDHYRKDIAVSDIITQDGKVLVEKGRPITKRAWKEIIKNNIDLIELDSELLHQQYVAHEIIHPETGEVLAEPGDALDLSLIEKIFDANIEKIEILYTSGLDVSSSIRDTLQLDKTTDALEAQIEIYKRLRPSSPPTPEIAASFFDNLFRNPDYYDLSPVGRYKLNSRLGLDLPLDYRTLSNEDILRAIKKLTKLKDSHGPGDDIDHLGNRRVRPVGELVENQYRIGLVRMERAIKERMSLQEVATLMPHDLINPKPVTAVLKEFFGTSQLSQFMDQTNPLSEVTHKRRLSALGPGGLTRERAGFEVRDVHTSHYGRICPIETPEGPNIGLIVSLTTYAQVNEFGFIETPYRVVKNGQVTEEVRYLDASNEFGEIIAQANAPLDDEGRFKNELVSARVNGEFAMVKREEVTLMDISPSQIVSISASLIPFLEHDDANRALMGSNMQRQAVPLLKTELPLVGTGMEAVVARDSGSCLIAEGNGVVRYVDAERIVVSYEDEDIYPESLGTVSYDLQKFHKSNQNSCFTQKPRVKVGQKVAKGDILADGPAILNGELALGKNLLVAFMPWCGFNYEDSILISERMVKEDVYTSVHIEEFEVVARDTKLGPEEITRDIPNVSEDMLKNLDDSGIIRIGAKVKPDDILVGKITPKGETQLTPEERLLRAIFGDKARDVKNTSLKVPPGIEGTVINVKVFNRRSGEKDERTKLIEDFELEKLDRKEAQHVKALTAQLRDKIWKVVSGKRLATSILGRKKGEVLAEANKPLKREDLDNIPVKKLANVFVNKEVNEEVSELLANYENQLRFVKNIYDQKRDKVTEGDDLPPGVIKMVKVYIAVKRKLNVGDKMAGRHGNKGVVSCILPEEDMPFFADGTPVDIVLNPLGVPSRMNIGQIMETHLGWAARELGHQLAAMLESGVDIQMLRKEVKEIFDSKEIDELVDNLDDEEFVESVRELRNGIITKTPVFDGAKEEEIWRWLKRAGLSDDGKAILYDGRTGEPFDNPITVGNMYMLKLHHLVDEKIHARSTGPYSLVTQQPLGGKAQFGGQRLGEMEVWAIEAYGAAYLLQEFLTVKSDDVTGRVKMYEKIVKGDNFLEAGMPESFNVLLKELMSLGLDVSLIKDEKKKGKRKLH